DNA sequence from the Oryza brachyantha chromosome 5, ObraRS2, whole genome shotgun sequence genome:
GGTCCCGCACAAAATAGGAGTAATTTTGAGATCCATTGGAGGATTCTTTCCAATATATGTTCTTTAGTAAATTATTCtctctatcccaaaataaattcatctttctagttcaaattttaactagaaagatgaacttattttggtaAGGAAGAAGTAGCTAAAGTAATATCCTtgtgtgtaattttttatactaaaatcaTCATCCTTAATTCATTAGCACAACTGGATTTCAGGTAAATGAGAAGATTGTAATAGCACATGTATAGTTAAATCCAGAAACAATGCTTAATGCTTTGTGAACAGCTTAAGTTCTGCTCTTTTCCTCGTTCCTTGGAAGCGTCTTTGCCTGCTTAGATGTGCTTTGCTGATGCCTAGTGTGCTGAGTCGAAAggggattttgatttttgcatAATCCTAGTTGGAAGATGTGTTACTTTTGCATGGCTTCCTTTATTTGGGTTTCTCTGAGGGCTTAATAGTGGCAAGATTAATAGTTGTCACTACATTttattgtgtatttatcaGCCATGATATTAATGTGTCGTTCTTCTCTTGGAGTCTTACATCTAGTAACTGATACCAGGCATGGATGCAAAGAACTCTGGCAACGGGCAACAAACTCAACAGAAGATTACAATGACAGAAGATGCACCGAGTCAAGATCAGGAGACATTGGTTGCAGGCTCAGATATTGCTGTAAGTCCAGTCAACGGTCATGGATCTGGAGATGTGAACATGGAAGCTGCCATCTATGCTGAGGATGTCATGCGAGCTGGTGGCTTCGGAGCCAAAGACGACATCGGCAGCCTCCTTCCCACAGCAATAGATTCCACTGATTTTGAGGCCTCGCTGCGGGATGCTCGTGACTTTGAAGGTGAGAGTGAAAAACCATCGCATCCTGGACTAGGATACAATCCAAATAAAACTGACAGTGGAGGCAAACCATCAgatgtgcagcagcagcagtgatcCGTACTTCCGTAGTATGTTTCTTCTAGAACACAATTTGAACTTCGGATGAACATGGATTCACGTTCCTCAAGTGTTCCTAGATTGTTCTGTTACTGACTTGCGTATGTGCCATCTTTGTTGTTTCCCTGATGTATGAATGTCGATTCTGCTTTATGAACCAGATCGTTTAACCGTGTATAACTAAGTATTGATGCTGGTACTGTGTGACAGTTTTCATCATGAGTCGATTATCTGCTGGTGACTCTGGTTACAGTATGCAGTTGATGTGTTTTGGAATGAAATGCATGCGATGCCTGCTACTTTTGCTTGGTTGTTATTACTACCCATGAAGGATCATCTGAACCCTCACGTATGACAGATCGTCTACAGTGGGATGAACAGAATCTAGAAACATCAATCTGAGTCTTGTAAGACACATCTACGGTTGCaaatagaaacaaattaaCAGATCCTTTTGAGTTAAGATGACAGAtgatcgccgtcgccggcataATCTTCGCCAGCATTACGAGACCATTGCCCTCCGGCCTTCTTGACACGAagcctcttcttcttctgcccTGGCTTCTTCTTGCCGGCGTCGGCCGCCTTCTCCGACCTGAGCTTCTCGTTGGCCGCCGTCGACATGGACGACACGATCTCCTTGATGTTCCCGGGCGTCAGCGACGCCACGGCGAGCCTGTTCATCGCCTTCATCAGACCGATGTAATGGTACCTTTTCTGAAACGGAGAATAGTTGTCAAACTTTAGTCCCAGAATTTTCCTTCGATCAGGATACGAACTGAAAGAACCGAACGATAATTTCTGACCGATGCAAAAATACCTCGTAAGGCCGAAGGAGATCTCTCGCGATGCGCTCGGCGTACTCGGCGAATTCCTCCTCCGAATTAGGGACGAACTTCTCGATGGGTTCGTCGTGAGATTGCTTGTGTCTTCTCAGCAACCGCATGCGAGGTAGCAGTAGAGATTTCGCTCGGCGCTGCATCTGCTGCTGCAGGCTTTGCATTCGCGTTGCGCTGGCTCTTCCCTTTGGATGCGCGACTCATTATACGactagtatatttttcttcgaaCGTGTGACAACAAACAAACCGGCGATCCGAATTAGCATCGAATATGTTGAGAGGTCTTCGAATGTGCTCACAGGGCAGTCTGCGTGTGTGCGTTTGTAGGGAGTACACATGTAACTAGTACATAAGTTCATACGTTCGTAACATGCTTTTGgaaggaaacaaaaaagaaaatgctgtGATGGAGTTTAGCTGATACGGCTGGAGGAACATCGATTGAGAGCCCTACTTCTGAGTTTCATGTTTTCAGCAATACTGCACACAACTTCATCTGGAGTTTTGAGCAGACTTCAGGGTGCACATCCAACATGCAAATACATCTGTGATATCTTTCCTAGTCGAAGCTGATCAAATGCTCAACAATGGACTACGAAAATCCCTGAGGTGTCTGTTTGTTCCCGAGTTCAATAAGAACTATTGTCATGACGAGCCACTGATTTTTAGTGTATATATCTACTTCCCAACAGTCGACATTCGACATTCAGGCACCCTAAAGTTTGCTTCTCTgccaaccaaaacaaaaggaaaatcaaACATACTTACCCAGCAAATTGGCAAAAACAGATGATAAGACAGGAAGCTCCCTGAACATTTGGTATTGATAATTGTGTAAACTGGGTAAGGTAtaacaaacaaacacaaaatGCTGGGAAGTTATTCAAACAATTTCCAGCATCTCTATAAAACATTGGTCTCTTACATTTCGAGTGGTTGAAGAGGGTGCAAGAAAAGAGTAGAATATATAGCAAGTTTAGAATGGTACATGAAGAAGATGCAACAAAATGAAACTTAGCCTCATACGGCCACAGTGACAGCTTCATCCAGTGCAATAACTCCAGGAAGTTCCTTTCCTTCCAACAGCTCCAAGCTAGCACCACCTCCTGTTGAAATGTGGCTCATAACATCTGCGACTCCCACCTTCTCAACAGCCGCAACAGAATCACCTCCTCCAATAATAGTTGTAACACCCTTGCCACTAAGGTCAGCCAACTTCTTTGCAATAGCCTACAAAAGAGAGCTCACAGCTAAGTTTCTTTTGGCAATTCCATCTGTAATGAAACTGAAAAGGAGTATTGACACATGGCATCACCTCGGTTCCTACTGCAAACTTGTCGAATTCGAAGACACCCATAGGTCCATTCCAAATGACTGTCTTCGTTGTTTCCAGGGTAGAACTGAATGACGCAACTGAATCTGGACCAATATCCAGACCCATCCAACCATCAGGAATAGCAGATGCTGGTACAACCTATAGGAACAATTCATAGCCAAGGTCAGGTACTCAGGTCAAGTATATCACTTCACCAAACTTTGAGCTGCTCTATATCAACTAGAAACTATCTCCTGATAATAATCATCAGTGATTTACCTTGCTGTTAGCATCAGGGGCAAATTTATCAGCAATCACAACATCAGATGGCAACAGTAGAGCGACACCCTTTTCTTTTGCCTTTGCAAGGAGAGATGTTGCAAGCTCAAGTTTGTCTTCCTCAACCAAGGAAGAACCAACAGAGAGTCCTTGTGCCTTGTAAAATGTGAAGATCATACCACCACCTAGAAGAAGGATATCACATTTCTCCAACAGGGATTCGATAACCCCTATCTTGGATGACACCTTTGAACCACCCACGATGGCAGCAAATGGGCGCTGAGGGTTTGAAACAGCTCCAACAAGGTAGTCAAGCTCCTGTGATTTAAATTGATAGTAAATAGTGAGgtttaaaactttatattgcatttgaaagaaagaaaaaatagttttcaaaAAGTTCAAGCATCAAACTTGAAAATGTAAAGTAAAACGCCAGTAACCTTCTGCAAAAGGAACCCTGCAACAGATGGCTTCAAAAACTTGGTAACTCCCTCAGTCGATGCATGAGCTCTGTGGGCTGTTCCGAACGCATCATTGACATAGAGATCTGCTAAGGAGGCAAGCTTCTTGGCAAATTCTGGGTCAttcttctcctcttccttGTAAAATCTTACATTTTCAAGGAGCAAAACACTACCATTTGGCAATCCAGAGACCAATTTCTCAACTTCTGGGCCAATAACATCTTCTGCCTTAGTCACCTATTTATGAATACAGATATGGTTTAATCAGTGTGATAGGTGCCTAAGATTCAGTTACAAAATCAGTGGAGTAGAAACCTCTATGCCGAGAAGCTCAGACAGTCGTGGTACAAGGGGAGCCAAGCTAAACTTGGGAGTAACACCCTTAGGACGACCCTGCAAATTcatgagagaagaaaaaaattcacaatGGATCACATCATAGGCGGCGACTAAAAAGATTGACCAAATATTGCTTTGCTAGATCATTTGCAATAACAgcacaccaaaaaaaatcgtGCTTAATAAGCCACTGTGCAACTATTATCTCATGGGATCAGATGGGATAGCAAAGAGTCGCATTCTGCAGGTTCCGAGATCCTACATTGTTAATCTGTGACAAGGAGCAGTACTTTGAGGAAAAAAGATGCGGGGCGGAGGCTTACCAAGTGGCTGGAGAGGATGACCTTGGCACCGTTCTTGATGAGGTACTGGATGGTGGGGATAGCGGCGCGGACACGGGTGTCGTCGGTGATGTTCTGGTTCTCGTCGAGGGGGACGTTGAGGTCGGCGCGCACGAAGACGCGCTTCCCCTcgaggtcggcggcggtgaggtcCCCGACGCTCTTCTTCGCcatggtggcgacggcgcgggtcCCGCGCGCGGACGACGCCGAGCGGCACCGCGACGCGACGTGGGTCGCCAGCCgcgggtcggcggcggccgcgaacGCCAGCGACCGCGCCGGCTGCAGGCACCCGGTGGCGAGCCCCCCGCGGCGAAGCggagcggccgcggcggccaccgaAGAGGCGGCGCGCCTGGCGGCGAGGGAGACCGAGGAGGTGGTCGGCGCGGCCGCGGACGCCATTTGGGGAGCACCGGGAAGCTGACGAACGCTGTGCTGGAGCGgaggcggggggggggggaacgAGAGGGAGGGGTTACTTGGGGGTCGTAAAAGAAAGAGGGTTTTGTGGACGAGAGGACGGGGAGGCGAGATTTGCTTATCGCTGGCGAGAGGTCGGGATGGGCGGGAGGCCGTCGACGATTCCGGTGGTTgtgtgggggaggaggcggcggtgatcgCCGCGATCGCGACGTGTGGGGCTTGCTGCCTTCCGTGATCGCCCTTGTTTTTGTGTGATCCGTGTGATCG
Encoded proteins:
- the LOC102714291 gene encoding uncharacterized protein LOC102714291, encoding MDAKNSGNGQQTQQKITMTEDAPSQDQETLVAGSDIAVSPVNGHGSGDVNMEAAIYAEDVMRAGGFGAKDDIGSLLPTAIDSTDFEASLRDARDFEGESEKPSHPGLGYNPNKTDSGGKPSDVQQQQ
- the LOC102710702 gene encoding LOW QUALITY PROTEIN: eukaryotic translation initiation factor 3 subunit J-like (The sequence of the model RefSeq protein was modified relative to this genomic sequence to represent the inferred CDS: inserted 2 bases in 1 codon) translates to MSRASKGKSQRNANAKPAAADAAPSEISTATSHAVAEKTQXQSHDEPIEKFVPNSEEEFAEYAERIARDLLRPYEKRYHYIGLMKAMNRLAVASLTPGNIKEIVSSMSTAANEKLRSEKAADAGKKKPGQKKKRLRVKKAGGQWSRNAGEDYAGDGDHLSS
- the LOC102714560 gene encoding phosphoglycerate kinase, chloroplastic, with the translated sequence MASAAAPTTSSVSLAARRAASSVAAAAAPLRRGGLATGCLQPARSLAFAAAADPRLATHVASRCRSASSARGTRAVATMAKKSVGDLTAADLEGKRVFVRADLNVPLDENQNITDDTRVRAAIPTIQYLIKNGAKVILSSHLGRPKGVTPKFSLAPLVPRLSELLGIEVTKAEDVIGPEVEKLVSGLPNGSVLLLENVRFYKEEEKNDPEFAKKLASLADLYVNDAFGTAHRAHASTEGVTKFLKPSVAGFLLQKELDYLVGAVSNPQRPFAAIVGGSKVSSKIGVIESLLEKCDILLLGGGMIFTFYKAQGLSVGSSLVEEDKLELATSLLAKAKEKGVALLLPSDVVIADKFAPDANSKVVPASAIPDGWMGLDIGPDSVASFSSTLETTKTVIWNGPMGVFEFDKFAVGTEAIAKKLADLSGKGVTTIIGGGDSVAAVEKVGVADVMSHISTGGGASLELLEGKELPGVIALDEAVTVAV